The following are encoded in a window of Lampris incognitus isolate fLamInc1 chromosome 15, fLamInc1.hap2, whole genome shotgun sequence genomic DNA:
- the si:dkey-174m14.3 gene encoding brain-enriched guanylate kinase-associated protein, translated as MRGSEHRQTMKKIYIGKTALKVPRNGGKHQKKSSLQEQKEELRKRLSYTTHKLELLEREFDSTRQYLETELRRAQEELDKFTDKLRRIQSSYSALQRINQDLEEKIHRNSQHHDDEKRALSREIIVLNSHLMEAKLTIEKLQEDNDLYRKDCNLAAQLLQCNKSLYRTQLSELPADFQQRVTMHMEDSPLCHASYADSVPASVIAKVLEKPDEACSSSQASRSPSPQTEDHGFLLDSMGGERLGLRAAYKSDLYSSDTALYCPDDRHRERRPSMDLHGQRTLIYGPQNSTDSNPEEGTLGLRPGFSHEHFSKFPTTLGIGSSSYSSFSGGGSEDKGNGPPSSAASSPHHHSLYMEWRDAGDYERKSDSSWERDSPRSFASTHPFQQAELSQHQNGSSPVYSRTMSSCFSEPYEPLPPSSSPSVAYGDSRRGSTLAPEEEELIGRWRQLSVEDLSAHSYRSPGRASPYSFSEQHFSVRPAKIRLGPVYSSFQEGADYYHHEVGVMDPVWGTTSPSPEYSPGPRQAHSQAHLYRAEEDSQESEHSLYHSGSSKDREGNMAAGGQSKEYVNPSPNSSAESLNQRSLEMVSDLQHYPIEMHSLPPQGSQPPPPPPAPPPPPSYNQKFGSLGLSRKDSLTKAQLYGTLLN; from the exons ATGAGAGGCAGCGAACACAGACAAACCATGAAAAAGATATACATTGGCAAAACTGCCTTAAAAGTTCCCCGAAATGGAGGCAAACATCAGAAAAAGAG tTCATTGCAGGAGCAGAAGGAGGAGCTGCGGAAGcgtctttcctacacaacacaCAAGCTGGAGCTCCTGGAGAGAGAGTTTGACTCCACGCGTCAGTACCTGGAGACGGAGCTACGCCGCGCCCAGGAAGAACTGGACAAGTTCACTGATAAACTGCGCAG AATACAAAGCAGCTACTCGGCGTTGCAGAGGATAAACCAAGACCTGGAGGAGAAGATCCACAGAAAt TCGCAGCATCATGACGACGAGAAGcgagctctgagcagagagatcATCGTTCTCAACAGCCATCTGATGGAGGCGAAGCTCACCATTGAGAAACTACAAGAGGACAAT GACCTGTATAGAAAGGACTGCAACTTGGCAGCTCAACTTCTCCAGTGCAACAAGTCGCTGTACAGGACCCAGCTCTCTGAG ttaCCTGCTGACTTTCAGCAACGAGTGACTATGCACATGGAGGACTCCCCTCTCTGTCATGCCTCTTACGCTGACTCTGTTCCTGCCTCTGTCATTGCCAAGGTGCTTGAGAAACCAGACGAGGCCTGCAGCAGCAGCCAGGCCTCCCGCTCACCCAGTCCGCAGACCGAGGACCATGGCTTTCTTCTGGACAGCATGGGGGGGGAGCGCCTGGGCCTCCGGGCAGCCTACAAATCAGACCTGTACAGTAGTGATACGGCCCTGTACTGCCCTGATGATCGCCACCGTGAGCGGAGGCCTAGCATGGACCTCCACGGTCAGAGGACGCTGATATATGGTCCCCAGAACTCCACAGACAGCAACCCAGAAGAAGGAACCCTGGGGCTGAGACCCGGCTTCTCCCATGAGCACTTTTCTAAGTTCCCTACCACACTGGGCATAGGTTCCAGCTCCTACTCTAGCTTCAGTGGCGGAGGGTCGGAGGATAAGGGAAACGGCCCACCAAGCAGTGCAGCATCCTCCCCGCACCATCACTCCCTCTACATGGAGTGGAGAGATGCGGGGGACTACGAGAGAAAGAGCGACTCATCGTGGGAGAGGGACAGTCCAAGGAGCTTCGCTAGCACCCATCCTTTTCAGCAGGCAGAGCTGAGCCAGCACCAGAATGGCAGCTCGCCTGTCTACAGCCGCACCATGTCCTCCTGCTTCAGCGAGCCCTATGAgcctctccccccctcttcctccccaAGTGTGGCCTACGGAGACAGTCGCCGCGGCAGTACTTTGGCCCCAGAGGAGGAGGAATTGATCGGTCGATGGAGGCAGCTTAGTGTTGAGGACCTAAGTGCTCACTCCTACCGCAGTCCTGGCCGGGCTTCACCCTACAGCTTCTCAGAGCAGCACTTCTCTGTCCGTCCAGCCAAGATCCGGCTTGGTCCAGTCTACAGCAGCTTTCAGGAAGGGGCTGACTACTACCATCATGAAGTGGGTGTCATGGACCCAGTGTGGGGGACCACTAGCCCAAGTCCTGAATACAGCCCAGGCCCGCGGCAGGCCCACAGCCAGGCACACCTTTACCGAGCCGAGGAGGACAGCCAGGAGTCGGAGCACAGCCTCTACCACTCAGGGAGCTCCAAGGACAGGGAGGGCAACATGGCTGCTGGGGGCCAGAGCAAAGAGTATGTGAATCCCAGCCCAAACAGTTCCGCTGAGTCCCTGAACCAGAGGTCCCTGGAGATGGTTTCAGACCTTCAGCACTATCCGATTGAGATGCACAGCCTGCCTCCGCAGGGTAgccagccgccgccgccgccaccagcaccccctcctcctccttcttacAACCAAAAATTTGGCTCCCTTGGGCTTTCCAGAAAGGACAGTCTGACCAAAGCCCAGCTATACGGAACACTTCTTAACTAG